A part of Clostridia bacterium genomic DNA contains:
- a CDS encoding family 16 glycosylhydrolase produces the protein MKKIVFLALVMCMVLAVAVVTHAAPPNENYTLVYTDEFDGDALNTDDWAYRTNTKTGGVNRPENVRVADGMLYIDYTKEDGTYYCGGVISKFSMGYGYYETRAKVFKDTGALHTSFWMHGFSESDGRPANIPQKSNTVEIDGFEINSHSSTDISIGSYFNWAKGERQIPRFHYEEIDSGEDFFIAGFEWLPDRMNYYINGELVGTHYNFGVYGPSFMWLTALAQPEGREDKIDDTLLPGYSEFDYMRYYQMPIKGLNLLGNGHFEYDRQATNELYPRCFYVKGDVEATRSCSTLDAYEGVQCMVQGSEEPFSTFAGHEMKCLLPGKYTFSGMFKAENVPETARMVIYDKDGSVIAEKTIPRLAEWTELSISDIEIDGYAYVAIESSSETGEKFLMVDNLAFYIQDGITYDQTATPDYERYNFRTSQSGEKNYRKGAMDFDKATSVVGNWQESGIGEGAVFAYYSAENALEWEYKATESGMYNLEVYRLDHESTMEKQKYTIYVNEEEKESFLLQTVNVEEGWTVAGKVQLEKDDIVKIKLSPGSTKGTMRFQEINIVPEATSQMYYTPLFKLNDMRMCYKGQVYFADPENKNITLHEKDGAYYIPCVLLEECTEFGLTLPENDAYISLSEVLSQTGAKAIWQDEYLYLAKGFDSLNEATLTTLIIDLLTAQHSVEIRKPALSETVSTLSTTEYGINDALKEGEWKKSSVSIPNYYNQGSGRSAWVKKVPETGVYNLQFCSAVHENSTPEALVTVYTDKEQKSFLLNEKTGVAGWYDVGTYELEANEEFALLLSRRENGTLRVAGVRLNWLRPEVSVTQQNASVTVTLSDFAENQSGKLIFAEYDSNGFLKNVQQKKASKTETFVLQNANNSYKIMLWEEDTGFTPISHVYEL, from the coding sequence ATGAAAAAGATTGTTTTTTTAGCACTTGTTATGTGCATGGTGCTTGCTGTTGCAGTTGTAACGCATGCTGCACCGCCTAACGAAAATTATACATTGGTATATACCGATGAATTTGACGGTGACGCATTGAATACGGATGATTGGGCATACCGTACCAACACTAAAACGGGTGGTGTAAACCGTCCTGAGAATGTTCGCGTTGCGGATGGTATGCTTTATATTGATTACACAAAAGAAGACGGCACCTATTACTGTGGTGGTGTTATCAGCAAATTTTCCATGGGCTACGGCTATTACGAAACCCGTGCAAAAGTATTTAAGGACACAGGTGCTTTACATACTTCGTTCTGGATGCACGGCTTCAGCGAATCGGACGGACGACCCGCAAATATACCGCAGAAAAGCAACACGGTTGAAATTGACGGCTTTGAAATTAATTCGCATTCTTCCACGGATATATCCATTGGCTCGTATTTCAACTGGGCAAAAGGGGAAAGACAGATTCCACGATTCCATTATGAAGAAATTGACAGTGGCGAGGACTTCTTTATTGCCGGCTTTGAATGGTTACCCGACCGTATGAATTACTATATTAACGGTGAATTGGTTGGTACGCATTATAATTTTGGTGTATATGGACCATCATTCATGTGGCTGACCGCTTTGGCGCAACCTGAGGGCAGGGAAGATAAGATTGACGATACTTTACTTCCGGGCTACTCGGAGTTTGATTATATGCGGTATTATCAGATGCCCATCAAAGGCTTAAATCTTTTGGGAAACGGACATTTTGAGTATGACCGACAGGCTACAAACGAATTGTATCCCCGTTGCTTTTATGTAAAGGGAGATGTGGAGGCAACCCGAAGCTGCAGCACATTGGATGCGTATGAAGGCGTTCAATGTATGGTACAAGGGAGTGAAGAACCGTTTTCTACCTTTGCAGGACACGAAATGAAATGTCTGCTTCCGGGTAAATACACTTTTTCCGGTATGTTTAAGGCAGAAAATGTACCTGAAACTGCGCGCATGGTTATTTATGACAAAGACGGAAGTGTGATTGCTGAAAAAACAATTCCAAGGCTTGCCGAGTGGACCGAGTTGTCCATTTCGGATATCGAAATTGACGGTTACGCTTATGTTGCCATTGAATCTTCTTCCGAAACAGGCGAAAAGTTTTTGATGGTAGATAATTTAGCATTCTATATCCAGGATGGCATAACTTATGACCAGACTGCAACACCTGATTATGAACGTTACAATTTCCGCACCTCTCAGTCGGGCGAAAAAAACTACCGTAAGGGTGCTATGGACTTTGACAAGGCAACTTCTGTTGTCGGTAACTGGCAAGAGTCCGGCATAGGTGAAGGTGCTGTATTTGCTTATTACTCCGCAGAGAATGCCCTTGAATGGGAATACAAAGCAACAGAAAGCGGAATGTATAATCTTGAGGTGTATCGTTTGGATCACGAAAGCACGATGGAAAAGCAAAAATACACCATCTATGTAAACGAAGAAGAAAAAGAGAGCTTTTTGCTTCAGACCGTAAATGTTGAGGAAGGTTGGACCGTTGCAGGGAAAGTTCAGCTTGAAAAAGACGATATAGTTAAAATCAAACTTTCGCCCGGCTCGACCAAGGGGACCATGCGTTTTCAGGAAATCAACATTGTACCTGAAGCCACGAGCCAAATGTATTATACACCTCTATTCAAGCTGAATGACATGCGTATGTGCTATAAAGGTCAGGTTTATTTTGCAGATCCCGAGAATAAAAATATAACCTTGCATGAAAAAGACGGTGCGTATTATATCCCTTGTGTTTTGCTCGAAGAGTGCACTGAATTTGGGCTTACACTTCCTGAAAATGATGCATACATTTCTTTAAGTGAAGTTCTTTCGCAAACCGGCGCAAAGGCAATATGGCAGGATGAGTACCTGTACCTTGCAAAAGGCTTTGATTCGCTGAACGAAGCAACTTTGACGACCTTGATTATTGATTTGCTGACCGCACAGCACAGTGTGGAAATCAGAAAGCCTGCTTTAAGCGAGACGGTTTCGACGCTCAGCACCACAGAATACGGTATCAATGATGCTTTAAAAGAGGGTGAATGGAAGAAATCGAGTGTTTCTATTCCAAACTATTACAATCAGGGGTCAGGACGATCCGCGTGGGTTAAGAAAGTCCCCGAGACAGGTGTATACAACCTGCAATTCTGCTCTGCGGTGCATGAAAACAGTACCCCTGAGGCGTTAGTGACCGTGTATACCGACAAAGAACAGAAATCTTTCCTTCTGAACGAAAAAACAGGTGTGGCAGGTTGGTATGATGTGGGCACATACGAGCTTGAAGCCAATGAAGAGTTTGCATTGTTGCTTTCAAGGAGAGAGAACGGAACGTTGCGCGTTGCAGGCGTTCGGTTAAACTGGTTACGTCCCGAGGTTTCGGTTACGCAACAAAATGCTTCTGTTACGGTTACTCTTTCGGACTTTGCGGAAAATCAATCAGGTAAACTGATTTTTGCAGAATATGATTCAAACGGATTCTTGAAAAATGTACAACAGAAAAAGGCTTCCAAAACCGAAACCTTTGTTCTGCAGAATGCAAATAACAGCTATAAAATTATGCTGTGGGAAGAAGATACCGGATTTACGCCTATTTCTCATGTTTATGAACTGTAA
- a CDS encoding glycoside hydrolase N-terminal domain-containing protein has protein sequence MYNKIRFDRAASLWEEALPIGNGSFGAMVWGGPDIHRYSINADTFWSNSVRDDSVPNRAAQIKKHRELIESRQFVEAEKQAWDELECLNPSALYMPLGDIVMEKISGAALKGCVRELNLQTATVEETYSYYYPRKHTCRTYIAKDADVLVSELHFDYALSYAVSFTNHLPKTVKSDEDGLCFIFSAPDNARSVPIIGEPKKQTISAGVYIKVITDGTLSVHNNEFFIQNATHIVLLAATETNFVAWNKYPDKEKDLFGITKAKIEKALETGLDKVYEEHVQAHRALYDRVTLELPFTKPDTFTADAERFEASNEAIELMFNFGRYLLITSSAPGAQPANLQGIWNNKFIPPWCSGYTSNINLEMNYWLAEPANLSECHEPLMQMLRELREAGKQSARDYYDCGGWVAHHNIDIWRKCSPADGYPQHAVWPMGSGWLCEHLWTHYAYTQDEDFLKETAYPITKEAVQFYLDFLYEDKNGQLVTIPSVSPENAYDIDGNRVAVTKMCAMDKGILFELFENFMKMTEILGISDDFTEKVKASYSKLAPYKIGSDGRLLEWDEEFIEIEKGHRHLSHLYGLYPGNTLVRDEKLKEAAKRSLECRLENGGGHTGWSCGWIILLWAALKNGEKAKQYVDHLLQKSSFPNLFDAHPPFQIDGNFAFSTGIIHMLMQSRFENDEIVLDLLPACPNKWNKGALKGVCAVGGLTVDLEWNEQNVTVKIQSDTPKKVHILCGDKKASVLVDGTLTKSL, from the coding sequence ATGTACAACAAAATACGATTTGACCGTGCTGCGTCCCTTTGGGAAGAGGCACTCCCTATCGGCAACGGAAGCTTTGGCGCTATGGTTTGGGGCGGTCCCGATATACATCGTTATTCAATAAATGCTGATACCTTCTGGAGCAATTCGGTGCGTGATGATTCGGTACCAAACCGTGCTGCACAAATCAAAAAGCACCGCGAGTTGATTGAAAGCAGACAGTTCGTGGAAGCCGAAAAACAGGCGTGGGATGAATTGGAATGCTTAAATCCCAGCGCACTTTATATGCCGCTTGGTGACATTGTGATGGAAAAAATAAGCGGTGCTGCTTTAAAAGGCTGTGTAAGGGAGTTGAATTTGCAAACCGCAACAGTAGAAGAAACCTACAGCTATTACTATCCCCGCAAGCACACCTGTCGCACTTACATTGCAAAGGATGCAGATGTATTGGTCAGCGAACTTCACTTTGATTATGCTTTGTCTTATGCCGTTTCTTTTACCAATCATTTGCCAAAAACGGTAAAAAGCGACGAAGACGGACTTTGTTTTATATTCTCCGCTCCCGACAACGCACGCTCTGTTCCGATTATCGGCGAACCGAAAAAGCAAACCATTTCTGCAGGTGTGTATATCAAGGTTATCACCGATGGTACACTTTCCGTTCACAATAACGAATTTTTTATACAAAATGCAACGCACATAGTCTTGCTTGCTGCAACCGAAACCAATTTTGTGGCATGGAACAAATATCCTGACAAAGAAAAAGACCTTTTCGGCATTACAAAAGCAAAAATTGAAAAAGCACTCGAAACCGGGCTTGACAAGGTATACGAAGAACATGTTCAAGCACACCGCGCTTTATATGACAGAGTTACCTTAGAGCTTCCCTTTACTAAGCCCGATACATTTACTGCAGACGCTGAGCGTTTTGAGGCTTCTAACGAAGCGATTGAACTGATGTTTAATTTCGGCCGTTATCTTTTGATCACCTCCTCTGCTCCCGGTGCACAGCCTGCGAATTTACAGGGCATTTGGAACAACAAATTCATTCCGCCCTGGTGCTCGGGATACACCTCAAACATCAATCTGGAAATGAATTACTGGCTGGCAGAGCCTGCAAACCTCTCGGAATGCCATGAGCCTTTGATGCAGATGTTAAGAGAGCTTAGAGAGGCAGGAAAACAATCCGCAAGAGATTACTACGACTGCGGTGGCTGGGTAGCACACCACAACATTGATATCTGGCGCAAGTGTTCTCCGGCAGACGGATACCCACAGCATGCCGTATGGCCCATGGGCAGCGGCTGGTTGTGCGAGCATTTGTGGACACATTACGCTTACACACAGGACGAAGATTTCCTGAAAGAAACGGCGTACCCCATTACCAAAGAAGCGGTACAGTTCTATTTAGATTTTCTTTACGAGGACAAAAACGGTCAACTGGTCACCATCCCGTCCGTGTCTCCCGAAAATGCCTACGATATTGACGGCAACCGTGTGGCAGTAACTAAAATGTGTGCCATGGACAAGGGCATTTTGTTCGAATTGTTTGAAAATTTCATGAAAATGACTGAAATTTTAGGCATTTCGGACGATTTTACCGAAAAAGTAAAAGCTTCGTATTCAAAACTTGCCCCCTATAAAATCGGTTCGGACGGCAGACTTTTGGAATGGGACGAAGAGTTTATTGAAATCGAAAAAGGACACAGACATTTGTCGCACCTTTATGGCTTATACCCGGGCAACACATTAGTGCGTGACGAAAAGCTGAAAGAGGCTGCAAAGCGCTCCCTTGAATGCCGTCTGGAAAACGGCGGCGGACACACCGGCTGGAGCTGTGGTTGGATTATTTTGCTTTGGGCAGCCCTGAAAAATGGCGAAAAAGCAAAACAATATGTGGATCATCTTCTTCAAAAATCTTCTTTCCCGAATTTGTTTGACGCACATCCGCCCTTCCAGATTGACGGAAACTTTGCTTTTTCAACCGGCATCATCCATATGCTGATGCAAAGCCGTTTTGAAAATGACGAGATTGTGCTTGACCTGCTCCCTGCCTGCCCGAATAAATGGAACAAGGGCGCGTTAAAAGGTGTTTGTGCTGTAGGCGGTCTTACTGTGGATTTAGAGTGGAACGAACAAAATGTAACCGTGAAAATCCAGTCCGACACACCGAAAAAAGTACATATTCTCTGTGGCGATAAAAAAGCTTCTGTCCTTGTTGACGGAACGCTCACAAAAAGCTTATAA
- a CDS encoding copper amine oxidase N-terminal domain-containing protein, with translation MKREIMLTFILFFISCIFSAEVVFADVPRISNEDVEVITKEEAERYPGTQVWTGKEVLHKEYNEETDEFELWYVDVDGFSLEKIEQYSQWKKMDLIWLKEKSVYLSISTYLPGQDYLFDSSNYTSPFYILDENFNILKTIEHPGAIIRYGFRDGMFHYVTMERISPQYPSNTIDSSDFKYTYFRTRDFENIESSDSYDTFGFDGIKYEFKDRFSKYQKIYESEQIQGLTDWCGTYYILQQSMYHCVSLDGVYFTRVPEMLERSILSEIRVDSNIWYANGYVMVETGDTLYKYKFDPAPAIYVVLNGRILCFDQSPVVENDRTLVPMRFLFEQMGDTVTWDEETMTATASNGENTIVFGIDNVNATVNGEAEIMDVPARLINDKTYVPLRFLSENLGYTVLWDDETNTATILTDPTKYTEPTDIRCSINGIMVDSFAIAGNQYIPLYMLPNYGFAVTQNGDDRFLERSSKTDFTGVSARNDINQDYFPVSENKNPVYINGKLANTYKVNGGIVIQADELLAFGTAAFNPETRVFEIQIQ, from the coding sequence ATGAAGAGAGAAATTATGTTAACATTTATTTTGTTTTTCATAAGTTGCATCTTTTCTGCTGAGGTGGTATTTGCAGATGTACCACGGATAAGCAATGAAGATGTTGAAGTGATAACAAAGGAAGAGGCAGAAAGATATCCCGGCACACAGGTGTGGACCGGAAAAGAAGTATTGCACAAAGAATATAACGAAGAAACGGACGAGTTTGAGCTTTGGTATGTGGATGTTGACGGATTTTCCTTGGAAAAGATTGAGCAATATTCTCAGTGGAAGAAAATGGATTTAATCTGGCTTAAGGAGAAATCTGTATACTTGTCTATATCGACATATTTACCCGGACAGGACTATCTTTTTGACAGCAGTAACTATACATCCCCATTTTATATTCTGGACGAAAATTTCAACATATTAAAAACAATAGAACACCCAGGAGCTATTATTCGATATGGTTTCCGGGATGGGATGTTTCATTATGTAACTATGGAACGGATATCGCCACAATATCCATCCAACACAATTGATTCGTCTGACTTTAAGTACACCTATTTCAGGACAAGGGATTTTGAAAATATTGAGTCAAGTGACAGCTATGATACTTTTGGTTTTGATGGCATAAAATACGAGTTCAAAGATAGATTTTCCAAATATCAAAAGATTTATGAGAGCGAACAAATACAAGGTTTAACAGATTGGTGTGGCACTTATTATATATTACAACAAAGTATGTACCATTGCGTCTCTTTGGATGGCGTTTATTTTACCAGAGTGCCGGAAATGCTTGAAAGAAGTATTTTGTCTGAAATTAGGGTTGACAGCAACATATGGTACGCAAATGGCTATGTTATGGTAGAAACAGGAGATACATTATATAAATATAAATTTGATCCGGCTCCGGCCATTTATGTGGTTTTGAATGGGAGAATATTATGCTTTGATCAATCTCCTGTTGTAGAAAATGACAGAACATTAGTACCAATGCGTTTTCTGTTTGAACAAATGGGTGATACCGTTACATGGGATGAAGAGACCATGACTGCAACAGCATCCAATGGAGAAAATACTATTGTTTTTGGTATTGATAATGTAAATGCAACCGTGAATGGTGAAGCTGAAATTATGGATGTGCCTGCTCGACTGATTAACGACAAAACCTATGTGCCTTTGCGGTTCCTTTCGGAAAATTTAGGCTACACCGTATTGTGGGATGATGAGACCAATACAGCAACCATTCTTACCGACCCGACTAAATATACAGAGCCTACCGACATTCGTTGCTCTATTAACGGCATTATGGTAGACAGTTTTGCTATTGCGGGTAATCAGTATATTCCGTTGTACATGCTTCCTAATTATGGTTTTGCCGTAACTCAAAATGGTGATGACAGATTTTTGGAGCGAAGCAGTAAAACGGACTTTACAGGTGTATCTGCCCGAAATGATATCAATCAGGATTATTTTCCGGTATCGGAAAACAAGAATCCGGTTTATATAAACGGGAAATTGGCAAACACGTATAAGGTGAATGGCGGAATTGTAATTCAGGCAGATGAACTTTTGGCATTCGGTACAGCTGCTTTCAATCCCGAAACCCGTGTGTTTGAAATTCAGATTCAATAA
- a CDS encoding family 20 glycosylhydrolase, whose product MQIVPKPKQYSENGRITIPPEITADETLLFCVKAFSRMVKKLYGIYLNQGDNGIKLCCKADLPADAYEIDGATIFASSPEGARYGLASLLQLMEVNEDKSITLVNAKFAEKPDKDFRGFMSDLARQWHPVEVIIEYIDLCYINKIKYLQLHFTDNPSWTLPFDAFPKAATPGRSYTKQEIAFIVEYAHEAGVELVPEFEGIGHSEALIDTYPELFGNVFEDEMDNRAAVSAHADALRAAKDRLMCIGRPDIFQNIRAFLKEICETFVYSKYIHVGCDEARHENWAKCTLCKAYMEKHNIPTTLALYSHFVKKVTDICLELGKTPIVWEGFPREGADDISRDVIVMEFESYYQLAPDLLEQGFRVINTSWKPMYILPPSRKDRQWTVIEKDWNVHNWQHFADFSPAFKNPINVTPTDMVLGGMLCQWECTPEQEKGSFLTNLPMAADRLWNEKSYYSAEEFESACKKLRSLQSKLTQ is encoded by the coding sequence ATGCAGATTGTTCCGAAACCAAAACAGTATTCCGAAAACGGCAGGATAACCATTCCGCCTGAAATTACGGCAGACGAGACACTTTTATTTTGTGTAAAGGCGTTTTCACGCATGGTTAAAAAGCTGTATGGCATTTACTTAAATCAGGGTGACAACGGCATTAAGCTTTGCTGTAAGGCTGATTTGCCTGCTGATGCATATGAAATAGACGGTGCGACCATTTTTGCATCTTCTCCCGAGGGTGCAAGATACGGCTTAGCCTCGCTTTTACAGTTGATGGAGGTCAATGAAGATAAAAGCATTACCCTTGTCAATGCAAAATTCGCAGAAAAGCCCGATAAAGATTTCCGCGGATTTATGTCTGACCTTGCACGGCAATGGCATCCGGTTGAGGTCATTATTGAATACATTGATTTGTGCTATATCAACAAGATTAAATATCTGCAGCTGCATTTTACTGACAATCCCAGCTGGACATTGCCCTTTGATGCGTTCCCAAAAGCTGCAACACCGGGCAGAAGCTACACCAAGCAGGAAATTGCATTTATTGTAGAATATGCGCACGAGGCAGGCGTGGAATTGGTGCCCGAATTTGAGGGCATCGGACACTCGGAAGCCTTGATTGATACATATCCTGAGCTGTTTGGTAATGTATTCGAGGACGAAATGGACAACCGTGCCGCAGTGAGTGCCCACGCAGATGCTTTGCGTGCCGCAAAAGACAGACTAATGTGCATCGGCAGACCCGATATTTTCCAAAACATCCGTGCATTTTTAAAGGAAATCTGCGAAACGTTTGTGTATTCAAAATACATTCATGTGGGCTGTGACGAAGCGCGCCACGAAAACTGGGCAAAATGCACCCTATGCAAAGCGTATATGGAAAAACATAATATTCCCACTACCCTTGCCCTTTACAGCCACTTTGTAAAAAAGGTCACCGACATCTGCTTAGAGCTTGGCAAAACGCCAATCGTGTGGGAGGGCTTCCCCAGAGAAGGGGCAGACGACATTTCAAGAGACGTAATTGTTATGGAATTTGAAAGCTATTACCAGTTAGCGCCCGACCTGTTAGAACAAGGCTTTCGCGTAATCAACACCTCCTGGAAGCCTATGTACATTCTTCCGCCCTCCAGAAAGGACAGACAATGGACCGTTATCGAAAAGGACTGGAACGTACACAACTGGCAGCATTTTGCTGACTTTTCACCGGCATTCAAAAACCCCATCAATGTTACGCCCACCGACATGGTTTTAGGCGGTATGCTTTGTCAATGGGAATGCACGCCCGAGCAGGAAAAAGGAAGCTTTCTTACCAATCTGCCCATGGCTGCAGACCGCTTATGGAACGAAAAAAGCTACTATTCGGCAGAGGAATTTGAATCCGCGTGCAAAAAGCTTCGCTCACTCCAAAGCAAACTTACCCAATAA
- a CDS encoding amidohydrolase, with protein MAFEIIDFHTHPFTCAENNICAHKDVCDMDIQKTKEEFLSFGVSKICGSVVSTQKPEDGNYLSKIKKNNDDALRLKEIYGSFYVPGFHVHPKFVDESVKEIHRMHEKGIRLIGELVPYLDGWDSYACDEFSCILEEAQKFNMVVSFHSSADEDGMDALVKRHPNVTFVAAHPGEYNHVMRHLERMKMSENYYLDLSGTGLFRYGVLRKLIDKSSAERILYGSDYPICNTSMFLGGVLWDNRIKDSEKEMILSGNAKRILGIK; from the coding sequence ATGGCATTTGAAATCATTGATTTTCATACACACCCCTTTACCTGTGCAGAAAATAACATCTGTGCGCACAAGGATGTGTGTGACATGGACATTCAAAAAACAAAAGAAGAATTCCTAAGCTTTGGGGTTTCAAAAATCTGTGGTTCTGTGGTATCGACCCAAAAGCCTGAAGACGGAAATTATTTATCCAAAATCAAAAAGAATAACGATGATGCATTACGTTTGAAAGAAATCTACGGTTCGTTTTATGTGCCGGGTTTTCATGTACATCCGAAATTCGTGGATGAATCGGTTAAAGAAATTCACAGAATGCACGAAAAGGGCATCCGACTAATCGGCGAACTGGTTCCGTATCTTGATGGTTGGGATTCTTATGCATGCGACGAATTTTCCTGTATTTTAGAGGAAGCACAAAAGTTTAATATGGTGGTAAGCTTTCATTCTTCAGCTGACGAAGACGGCATGGATGCACTTGTTAAAAGGCATCCGAATGTAACCTTTGTGGCAGCACATCCGGGAGAATACAACCATGTTATGCGTCATTTAGAGCGCATGAAAATGAGTGAAAACTATTACCTGGATTTATCGGGCACGGGACTCTTTCGTTACGGCGTGCTCAGAAAATTGATTGACAAAAGCAGTGCAGAACGTATTTTGTACGGTTCGGACTATCCCATCTGTAACACGTCAATGTTCTTAGGCGGTGTGCTTTGGGATAACCGCATTAAAGACAGCGAAAAAGAAATGATTCTTTCAGGAAACGCAAAACGTATACTTGGCATAAAATAA
- a CDS encoding sugar phosphate isomerase/epimerase yields the protein MKIGAQLYTVHDYTKTLEDFSETLKKVADIGYTSVQVSGTCAYEPEWLRDELKKNGLTCDLTHFAFDAVVADAKKVAEDHKIFGCKYVGLGSMPHLWDSVSEQNNGYWEEFKEKALPALKILQENGAYYMYHNHDKEYMDVNGKRAMDFLKDEFPADLMGFTLDTHWIVRGGEDVISEFNRFKGRIPCVHYKDLITMPDGEKRFAPVGHGELDFEKIIQTSLDLGVEFAFVEQDNSYGEDPFVNLKKSYDYLKSMGLN from the coding sequence ATGAAAATTGGTGCACAGCTTTACACTGTACATGATTACACCAAAACTTTAGAAGATTTTTCCGAAACCTTAAAAAAGGTAGCAGATATCGGTTATACCTCTGTGCAGGTTTCGGGTACCTGCGCATACGAGCCTGAATGGCTTCGTGATGAACTGAAAAAGAATGGCTTGACTTGTGATTTAACACATTTTGCATTTGATGCCGTGGTAGCGGATGCAAAAAAAGTGGCAGAGGATCACAAAATTTTTGGTTGCAAATATGTTGGCCTTGGCTCAATGCCGCATCTTTGGGACAGCGTTAGTGAACAAAACAACGGTTACTGGGAAGAATTTAAAGAAAAGGCGTTGCCGGCACTTAAAATCTTACAGGAAAACGGTGCGTACTATATGTACCATAACCATGACAAAGAATACATGGATGTAAACGGCAAACGTGCTATGGATTTCTTAAAAGATGAATTCCCGGCAGATTTGATGGGCTTTACATTGGATACCCATTGGATTGTTCGCGGCGGCGAGGATGTTATTTCGGAATTTAACCGCTTTAAAGGTAGAATTCCCTGCGTGCATTACAAAGATTTAATCACAATGCCCGACGGCGAAAAGAGATTCGCGCCTGTTGGCCACGGTGAACTGGATTTTGAAAAAATCATTCAGACCTCTTTGGACTTAGGCGTAGAATTTGCGTTTGTAGAACAGGATAATTCTTATGGCGAAGACCCGTTCGTAAATCTTAAAAAGAGCTACGATTACTTAAAATCTATGGGCTTAAACTAA
- a CDS encoding DUF3795 domain-containing protein, whose translation MRKPDEKAVGICGLFCGTCPSYPEACHGCLSDKVRSNCVECVPGFRTCSKEHGVTYCFECSAFPCQRLFDFSKIHIVNGICHHENIIRDLNEMKQIGARAWADRQTKENLCEKCGELMWWHEKPHVCKK comes from the coding sequence ATGAGAAAACCCGATGAAAAAGCGGTGGGTATCTGCGGTTTGTTTTGCGGGACTTGTCCGAGCTATCCGGAGGCGTGTCACGGTTGTCTTTCCGATAAGGTCAGAAGCAACTGTGTAGAGTGCGTTCCCGGTTTTCGCACTTGCTCGAAAGAACACGGTGTAACATACTGCTTTGAATGCAGTGCGTTTCCGTGTCAGAGACTTTTCGATTTCAGCAAAATTCACATTGTAAACGGCATTTGCCATCACGAAAACATCATCAGAGATTTAAATGAGATGAAGCAAATCGGAGCAAGAGCCTGGGCAGACCGGCAAACAAAGGAAAATCTCTGCGAAAAATGCGGAGAATTGATGTGGTGGCACGAAAAACCACATGTTTGTAAAAAATAG